In the genome of Pieris napi chromosome 16, ilPieNapi1.2, whole genome shotgun sequence, one region contains:
- the LOC125057140 gene encoding uncharacterized protein LOC125057140, with protein MPRYESDIWKHYKLLNLTGKKKHTACRYCDREYKNSNPTRCATHLVQCDNCPEDIRETLKGQLPKSVRAKIFHPNYKQFVHRKEVRQNIKTRHMVWEHFKSIKKPGMKKHAICIYCNFEVLEISILRLLDHIKRCEKIPVEIKKKFVELDLERYLPNNSYDPRIVIKKTFARPKVWEHYNILEQTGYKRHASCKYCGVEYRCSNATRLVVHLCRCVNCPENVKEKFMYGYHMNIDPPKSETSKKLCNRPAVNPHLSRPNRAATAGKPASDIWQYFSIISEVGYKKHGSCIYCGKEYKHCNATRLLKHIVVECDECPADVKKNYLADVSGSESSDDEDLHTPPLEPNKLVTTVKIEVHSEDEDEVMETSGVHSGIDPLQNIETTYEKRIRKSQTIDTDDDKIDRALARAIFASDLPHDILESKYWKKAIHLLRPNYNIPSVNDINRLFDDDCLRLNNEIDIEIANASTLSISYFIEEINIKEYLLCYVVMTPKPVCYEIKLMKTAKCAKDLQILEEMTSIINKIGCEKIVTFIYEKPYYEKHLQVLPNIFFTQCLYNILYSWFENLIKDGTQIISSHDLKIHIKFLKESILPVLDSPEDDAYIKLINSLKTPDEANLNDYYNSFKLFLDNKDSINTLAVRFKHLDYYNSLSISEPSWNYHLRATETLEAINEALDEARSEKTIISDVPAIFAQLMVNLEKDSDYHYIKLSLEQCKENYVKPIHLAANLLDPRYVGCSLSDKEIGDAMSFLSDYATKNSDSSGVVMKNVAEFKTRTGFFGKIDAVWNSVHLVEPRVWWQSFCSHLKVTPVAVRLLSARCSVPEHNKINIPESEWANDQDKQRIIKREKSRLNYYFRSKERTDETHGIE; from the exons ATGCCGCGGTACGAAAGTGACATTTGGAAACATTATAAACTGTTGAATTTGACAGGCAAGAAAAAACATACTGCATGCCGTTATTGTGATAGAGAATATAAAAACAGTAATCCTACGAGGTGCGCTACACATCTCGTGCAATGCGATAACTGTCCCGAAGATATTAGAGAGACTCTCAAAGGTCAACTGCCGAAGTCAGTCAGGGCAAAGATATTTCACCCGAACTATAAGCAGTTCGTGCATCGCAAGGAAGTGCGACAGAATATAAAAACTCGTCATATGGTATGGgaacattttaaaagtattaagaAACCAGGTATGAAAAAACACGCAATTTGCATTTATTGCAACTTCGAAGTATTGGAAATTAGCATTTTACGTTTACTTGATCACATAAAGAGATGCGAAAAAATTCCcgtggaaataaaaaaaaagtttgtagaaCTCGATTTAGAGCGATATTTGCCTAACAACTCGTATGATCCTCGAATCGTTATAAAGAAAACTTTCGCGCGCCCAAAGGTTTGggaacattataatatattagagCAGACAGGTTACAAAAGGCATGCCTCGTGCAAGTACTGTGGAGTAGAGTACAGGTGTTCTAATGCTACTAGATTAGTGGTACACCTGTGCCGGTGTGTGAACTGCCCTGAGAATGTCAAAGAGAAGTTCATGTACGGTTATCATATGAATATTGACCCGCCTAAATCAGAAACCTCTAAAAAATTGTGCAACCGCCCAGCAGTCAACCCCCACTTGAGTCGCCCGAACAGAGCAGCGACAGCTGGAAAGCCTGCGAGCGACATCTggcaatatttttcaataataagtGAGGTAGGATACAAAAAGCATGGCTCCTGTATTTATTGTGGCAAGGAATATAAGCATTGTAATGCCACGAGGCTGTTGAAACATATCGTGGTGGAATGTGACGAATGTCCAGCAGATGTTAAGAAGAATTACTTGGCCGATGTATCGGGTTCAGAAAGCAGTGATGACGAGGATCTCCATACGCCGCCTCTGGAGCCAAATAAGCTGGTCACTACCGTTAAAATTGAAGTTCATAGTGAAGACGAAGATGAAGTGATGGAAACATCGGGCGTTCATAGTGGCATAGATCCTCTTCAGAATATAGAGACAACATATgaaaaaagaatcagaaaaTCTCAGACGATTGATACTGATGATGATAAAATTGACAGGGCCCTGGCGAGAGCGATTTTCGCGAGCGATCTTCCTCATGATATATTGGAAAGCAAGTACTGGAAGAAAGCTATTCATCTACTGCGACCTAATTACAACATACCATCAGTTAATGATATTAATAGGCTTTTTGATGATGATTGCTTAAGATTGAATAACGAAATAGATATTGAGATTGCGAATGCTAGTACGTTATCCATTTCGTATTTTATTgaggaaattaatattaaag agtatttattatgttacgTCGTAATGACACCAAAGCCAGTGTGTTACGAAATAAAGTTGATGAAGACAGCCAAGTGTGCAAAAGACTTACAGATTTTGGAGGAGATGACAAgcattattaacaaaattggATGTGAAAAAATCGTTACTTTCATTTATGAAAAACCGTATTACGAGAAACATTTGCAAGTTttgccaaatatttttttcacacaatgtttatataacattttatattcttgGTTCGAAAACCTCATAAAAGATGGCACACAAATAATTTCAAGTCATGATctcaaaatacatattaaattcctTAAGGAATCAATCCTACCAGTACTAGATAGCCCCGAAGATGACgcatatataaaactaatcaATTCCCTTAAAACCCCAGATGAAGCCAATTTGAATGACTAttataattcttttaaattgtttctGGATAACAAGGATAGTATTAATACACTCGCGGTTAGGTTCAAGCACTTAGATTACTATAACTCATTATCTATTAGCGAACCATCTTGGAATTACCATCTAAGAGCCACAGAAACATTGGAAGCAATCAACGAAGCATTAGATGAAGCGCGCTCAGAGAAGACCATCATATCAGACGTACCAGCGATCTTTGCTCAATTAATGGTGAATTTAGAAAAGGATTCAGACtatcattatataaaattatcgctTGAACAGTGCAAAGAGAATTACGTGAAGCCGATACATTTAGCTGCAAATCTTTTGGATCCACGGTACGTTGGTTGCAGTCTCTCGGATAAAGAAATTGGCGACGCGATGTCCTTTCTTTCTGACTACGCTACGAAAAATTCCGATAGCTCAGGTGTTGTAATGAAGAATGTGGCGGAGTTTAAGACTAGAACTGGTTTCTTTGGAAAGATAGACGCTGTATGGAACAGCGTACATTTGGTAGAGCCTCGAGTGTGGTGGCAAAGCTTCTGTTCTCATTTGAAAGTGACTCCAGTGGCCGTGAGACTATTGAGTGCACGGTGTTCTGTGCctgaacataataaaataaatataccggAATCAGAATGGGCGAATGATCAGGACAAACAACGGATAATTAAACGTGAAAAATCAcgtttgaattattattttagaagtAAAGAGCGGACTGATGAAACACATGGCATCGAGTAA